A genomic window from Nomascus leucogenys isolate Asia chromosome 10, Asia_NLE_v1, whole genome shotgun sequence includes:
- the ZNF211 gene encoding zinc finger protein 211 isoform X2, with amino-acid sequence MLENFALTSSLGCWRGVEHEETPSEQRISVERVPQFRTSKEGSSSQNADSCEICGLVLRGILHLAEHQGTNCGQKLHTCGKQFYISANLQQHQRQHIKEAPFRSYVDMASFTQSCIVHVSEKPFTCREIRKDFLANMRFLHQEATQTGEKPNNSNKCAVVFYSGKSHHNWGKCSKAFSHTDTLVQDQRILTREGLFECSKCGKACTRRCNLIQHQKVHSEERPYECNECGKFFTYYSSFIIHQRVHTGERPYECPECGKSFSQIYSLNSHRKVHTGERPYECGECGKSFSQRSNLMQHRRVHTGERPYECSECGKSFSQNFSLIYHQRVHTGERPHECSECGKSFSRSSSLIHHRRLHTGERPYECSKCGKSFKQSSSFSSHRKVHTGERPYVCGECGKSFSHSSNLKNHQRVHTGERPVECSECSKSFSCKSNLIKHLRVHTGERPYECSECGKSFSQSSSLIQHRRVHTGKRPYQCSQCGKSFGCKSVLIQHQRVHIGEKP; translated from the exons atgctggagaacttTGCACTTACGTCCTCCCTGG GTTGTTGGCGTGGAGTGGAACATGAGGAAACACCTTCTGAACAGAGAATTTCTGTAGAAAGAGTGCCACAGTTCAGGACTTCCAAAGAAGGTTCATCTTCCCAGAATGCTGACTCCTGTGAAATATGTGGCCTGGTCTTGAGAGGTATTTTGCACTTAGCTGAACACCAAGGAACAAACTGTGGGCAGAAACTACACACATGTGGAAAACAGTTCTACATCAGTGCAAATCTTCAACAGCACCAGAGGCAGCACATTAAAGAGGCACCTTTCAGAAGTTATGTGGACATGGCCTCATTTACACAGAGCTGCATAGTCCATGTGTCGGAGAAGCCCTTTACCTGCAGGGAGATCAGGAAAgacttcctggccaacatgaggttTCTCCATCAAGAGGCCACTCAAACAGGGGAGAAGCCAAATAACAGTAACAAGTGTGCGGTAGTcttttacagtggaaaaagtcatcACAACTGGGGAAAATGCAGTAAAGCCTTTAGCCACACAGACACACTTGTTCAGGACCAGAGAATCCTCACTAGAGAAGGGCTTTTTGAGTGCAGTAAATGTGGGAAAGCATGTACACGAAGATGTAACCTCATTCAGCACCAGAAAGTCCACAGTGAAGAAAGGCCTTATGAATGCAATGAATGTGGAAAATTCTTTACTTACTACTCCAGTTTCATTATACATCAGagagttcatactggagaaaggccttatgAGTGCCCTGAATGTGGGAAATCCTTTAGTCAGATATACAGCCTCAATAGCCATAGGAaagttcacactggagaaaggccttatgAATGTGGGGAATGTGGGAAATCTTTTAGCCAAAGGTCCAACCTCATGCAGCATCGCagagttcacactggagaaaggccttatgAATGCAGCGAATGTGGGAAATCTTTTAGCCAAAACTTCAGCCTGATTTACCACCAgagagttcacactggagaaagacCTCATGAGTGCAGTGAATGTGGAAAATCCTTTAGCCGAAGCTCCAGCCTCATTCACCACCGGAGACTTCACACTGGAGAAAGACCCTATGAATGCAGTAAATGTGGGAAATCATTTAAGCAAAGCTCCAGCTTCAGTTCACATCGAAAAGTCCACACAGGGGAAAGGCCTTATGTGTGTGGGGAATGTGGGAAATCCTTTAGCCATAGCTCCAACCTTAAGAACCACCAgagagttcacactggagaaaggcctGTTGAGTGCAGTGAATGTAGCAAATCCTTTAGCTGTAAATCTAACCTCATTAAACACCTgagagttcacactggagaaaggccttatgagtgcagtgaatgtgggaaatcctTTAGCCAAAGTTCTAGCCTCATTCAACACCGGAGAGTTCACACTGGAAAAAGGCCTTACCAGTGCAGTCAATGTGGGAAATCCTTTGGCTGCAAATCTGTCCTCATTCAACACCAGAGAGTTCACATTGGAGAAAAGCCTTAG
- the ZNF211 gene encoding zinc finger protein 211 isoform X3, with amino-acid sequence MATALRDPAPGSVTFEDVAVYFSWEEWDLLDESQKHLYFDVMLENFALTSSLGLTSSWCHVVAQLGLGEVPSVLHRMFMTPASARWDQRGPGLHEWHLGKGMSLGCWRGVEHEETPSEQRISVERVPQFRTSKEGSSSQNADSCEICGLVLRGILHLAEHQGTNCGQKLHTCGKQFYISANLQQHQRQHIKEAPFRSYVDMASFTQSCIVHVSEKPFTCREIRKDFLANMRFLHQEATQTGEKPNNSNKCAVVFYSGKSHHNWGKCSKAFSHTDTLVQDQRILTREGLFECSKCGKACTRRCNLIQHQKVHSEERPYECNECGKFFTYYSSFIIHQRVHTGERPYECPECGKSFSQIYSLNSHRKVHTGERPYECGECGKSFSQRSNLMQHRRVHTGERPYECSECGKSFSQNFSLIYHQRVHTGERPHECSECGKSFSRSSSLIHHRRLHTGERPYECSKCGKSFKQSSSFSSHRKVHTGERPYVCGECGKSFSHSSNLKNHQRVHTGERPVECSECSKSFSCKSNLIKHLRVHTGERPYECSECGKSFSQSSSLIQHRRVHTGKRPYQCSQCGKSFGCKSVLIQHQRVHIGEKP; translated from the exons ATGGCGACCGCACTGAGGGACCCGGCTCCG GGAAGTGTGACCTTTGAAGATGTGGCCGTGTACTTCTCCTGGGAGGAATGGGATCTCCTTGATGAGTCTCAGAAACACCTGTACTTCgatgtgatgctggagaacttTGCACTTACGTCCTCCCTGG GACTTACATCATCCTGGTGTCATGTAGTTGCTCAACTAGGGCTAGGGGAAGTGCCCTCTGTTCTTCACAGGATGTTCATGACTCCAGCCTCAGCAAGATGGGATCAGAGAGGGCCTGGCCTACATGAATGGCACTTGGGAAAAGGCATGTCATTAG GTTGTTGGCGTGGAGTGGAACATGAGGAAACACCTTCTGAACAGAGAATTTCTGTAGAAAGAGTGCCACAGTTCAGGACTTCCAAAGAAGGTTCATCTTCCCAGAATGCTGACTCCTGTGAAATATGTGGCCTGGTCTTGAGAGGTATTTTGCACTTAGCTGAACACCAAGGAACAAACTGTGGGCAGAAACTACACACATGTGGAAAACAGTTCTACATCAGTGCAAATCTTCAACAGCACCAGAGGCAGCACATTAAAGAGGCACCTTTCAGAAGTTATGTGGACATGGCCTCATTTACACAGAGCTGCATAGTCCATGTGTCGGAGAAGCCCTTTACCTGCAGGGAGATCAGGAAAgacttcctggccaacatgaggttTCTCCATCAAGAGGCCACTCAAACAGGGGAGAAGCCAAATAACAGTAACAAGTGTGCGGTAGTcttttacagtggaaaaagtcatcACAACTGGGGAAAATGCAGTAAAGCCTTTAGCCACACAGACACACTTGTTCAGGACCAGAGAATCCTCACTAGAGAAGGGCTTTTTGAGTGCAGTAAATGTGGGAAAGCATGTACACGAAGATGTAACCTCATTCAGCACCAGAAAGTCCACAGTGAAGAAAGGCCTTATGAATGCAATGAATGTGGAAAATTCTTTACTTACTACTCCAGTTTCATTATACATCAGagagttcatactggagaaaggccttatgAGTGCCCTGAATGTGGGAAATCCTTTAGTCAGATATACAGCCTCAATAGCCATAGGAaagttcacactggagaaaggccttatgAATGTGGGGAATGTGGGAAATCTTTTAGCCAAAGGTCCAACCTCATGCAGCATCGCagagttcacactggagaaaggccttatgAATGCAGCGAATGTGGGAAATCTTTTAGCCAAAACTTCAGCCTGATTTACCACCAgagagttcacactggagaaagacCTCATGAGTGCAGTGAATGTGGAAAATCCTTTAGCCGAAGCTCCAGCCTCATTCACCACCGGAGACTTCACACTGGAGAAAGACCCTATGAATGCAGTAAATGTGGGAAATCATTTAAGCAAAGCTCCAGCTTCAGTTCACATCGAAAAGTCCACACAGGGGAAAGGCCTTATGTGTGTGGGGAATGTGGGAAATCCTTTAGCCATAGCTCCAACCTTAAGAACCACCAgagagttcacactggagaaaggcctGTTGAGTGCAGTGAATGTAGCAAATCCTTTAGCTGTAAATCTAACCTCATTAAACACCTgagagttcacactggagaaaggccttatgagtgcagtgaatgtgggaaatcctTTAGCCAAAGTTCTAGCCTCATTCAACACCGGAGAGTTCACACTGGAAAAAGGCCTTACCAGTGCAGTCAATGTGGGAAATCCTTTGGCTGCAAATCTGTCCTCATTCAACACCAGAGAGTTCACATTGGAGAAAAGCCTTAG
- the ZNF211 gene encoding zinc finger protein 211 isoform X1, whose amino-acid sequence MATALRDPAPGSVTFEDVAVYFSWEEWDLLDESQKHLYFDVMLENFALTSSLGCWRGVEHEETPSEQRISVERVPQFRTSKEGSSSQNADSCEICGLVLRGILHLAEHQGTNCGQKLHTCGKQFYISANLQQHQRQHIKEAPFRSYVDMASFTQSCIVHVSEKPFTCREIRKDFLANMRFLHQEATQTGEKPNNSNKCAVVFYSGKSHHNWGKCSKAFSHTDTLVQDQRILTREGLFECSKCGKACTRRCNLIQHQKVHSEERPYECNECGKFFTYYSSFIIHQRVHTGERPYECPECGKSFSQIYSLNSHRKVHTGERPYECGECGKSFSQRSNLMQHRRVHTGERPYECSECGKSFSQNFSLIYHQRVHTGERPHECSECGKSFSRSSSLIHHRRLHTGERPYECSKCGKSFKQSSSFSSHRKVHTGERPYVCGECGKSFSHSSNLKNHQRVHTGERPVECSECSKSFSCKSNLIKHLRVHTGERPYECSECGKSFSQSSSLIQHRRVHTGKRPYQCSQCGKSFGCKSVLIQHQRVHIGEKP is encoded by the exons ATGGCGACCGCACTGAGGGACCCGGCTCCG GGAAGTGTGACCTTTGAAGATGTGGCCGTGTACTTCTCCTGGGAGGAATGGGATCTCCTTGATGAGTCTCAGAAACACCTGTACTTCgatgtgatgctggagaacttTGCACTTACGTCCTCCCTGG GTTGTTGGCGTGGAGTGGAACATGAGGAAACACCTTCTGAACAGAGAATTTCTGTAGAAAGAGTGCCACAGTTCAGGACTTCCAAAGAAGGTTCATCTTCCCAGAATGCTGACTCCTGTGAAATATGTGGCCTGGTCTTGAGAGGTATTTTGCACTTAGCTGAACACCAAGGAACAAACTGTGGGCAGAAACTACACACATGTGGAAAACAGTTCTACATCAGTGCAAATCTTCAACAGCACCAGAGGCAGCACATTAAAGAGGCACCTTTCAGAAGTTATGTGGACATGGCCTCATTTACACAGAGCTGCATAGTCCATGTGTCGGAGAAGCCCTTTACCTGCAGGGAGATCAGGAAAgacttcctggccaacatgaggttTCTCCATCAAGAGGCCACTCAAACAGGGGAGAAGCCAAATAACAGTAACAAGTGTGCGGTAGTcttttacagtggaaaaagtcatcACAACTGGGGAAAATGCAGTAAAGCCTTTAGCCACACAGACACACTTGTTCAGGACCAGAGAATCCTCACTAGAGAAGGGCTTTTTGAGTGCAGTAAATGTGGGAAAGCATGTACACGAAGATGTAACCTCATTCAGCACCAGAAAGTCCACAGTGAAGAAAGGCCTTATGAATGCAATGAATGTGGAAAATTCTTTACTTACTACTCCAGTTTCATTATACATCAGagagttcatactggagaaaggccttatgAGTGCCCTGAATGTGGGAAATCCTTTAGTCAGATATACAGCCTCAATAGCCATAGGAaagttcacactggagaaaggccttatgAATGTGGGGAATGTGGGAAATCTTTTAGCCAAAGGTCCAACCTCATGCAGCATCGCagagttcacactggagaaaggccttatgAATGCAGCGAATGTGGGAAATCTTTTAGCCAAAACTTCAGCCTGATTTACCACCAgagagttcacactggagaaagacCTCATGAGTGCAGTGAATGTGGAAAATCCTTTAGCCGAAGCTCCAGCCTCATTCACCACCGGAGACTTCACACTGGAGAAAGACCCTATGAATGCAGTAAATGTGGGAAATCATTTAAGCAAAGCTCCAGCTTCAGTTCACATCGAAAAGTCCACACAGGGGAAAGGCCTTATGTGTGTGGGGAATGTGGGAAATCCTTTAGCCATAGCTCCAACCTTAAGAACCACCAgagagttcacactggagaaaggcctGTTGAGTGCAGTGAATGTAGCAAATCCTTTAGCTGTAAATCTAACCTCATTAAACACCTgagagttcacactggagaaaggccttatgagtgcagtgaatgtgggaaatcctTTAGCCAAAGTTCTAGCCTCATTCAACACCGGAGAGTTCACACTGGAAAAAGGCCTTACCAGTGCAGTCAATGTGGGAAATCCTTTGGCTGCAAATCTGTCCTCATTCAACACCAGAGAGTTCACATTGGAGAAAAGCCTTAG
- the ZNF134 gene encoding zinc finger protein 134 encodes MTLVTAGGAWTGPGCWHGVKDEESSSKQSISIAVSHVNTSKAGSPAQTALPCDICGPILKDILHLDEHQGTHHGLKPHTCGACGRQFWFSANLHQYQKYYSIEQPLRRDKSEASIVKNCTVSKEPHLSEKPFTCKEEQKNFQATLGGCQQKAIRSKRKTHRSTESGDAFHGEQMHYKCSECGKAFSRKDTLVQHQRIHSGEKPYECSECGKAFSRKATLVQHQRIHTGERPYECSECGKTFSRKDNLTQHKRIHTGEMPYKCNECGKYFSHHSNLIVHQRVHNGARPYKCSDCGKVFRHKSTLVQHESIHTGENPYDCSDCGKSFGHKYTLIKHQRIHTESKPFECIECGKFFSRSSDFIAHQRVHTGERPFVCSKCGKDFIRTSHLVRHQRVHTGERPYECSECGKAYSLSSHLNRHQKVHTAGRL; translated from the exons ATGACTCTAGTCACAGCAGGAGGGGCTTGGACAGGCCCTG GTTGTTGGCATGGAGTGAAGGATGAAGAGTCATCTTCTAAACAGAGCATTTCTATAGCAGTGTCACATGTTAATACTTCCAAGGCAGGTTCGCCCGCACAGACAGCTCTCCCTTGTGACATATGTGGCCCCATCTTGAAAGATATTTTGCACCTGGATGAACACCAGGGTACACACCATGGACTGAAACCTCACACATGTGGGGCATGTGGGAGACAATTCTGGTTCAGTGCAAACCTTCATCAGTACCAGAAGTATTACAGTATAGAGCAACCCTTAAGAAGGGATAAAAGTGAGGCCTCAATTGTGAAGAACTGCACAGTTAGCAAAGAACCTCACCTGTCAGAGAAGCCCTTTACATGTAAGGAGGAGCAGAAAAACTTCCAGGCTACTTTGGGTGGCTGCCAACAAAAGGCCATCCGCAGTAAGAGGAAGACACACAGGAGCACTGAGAGTGGGGATGCATTTCATGGTGAACAAATGCATTACaagtgcagtgaatgtgggaaagctttcaGCCGCAAAGACACACTTGTCCAGCACCAGAGAATTCATAGTGGAGAGAAGCCTTACGAGTGCAgcgaatgtgggaaagccttcagccGCAAAGCTACACTTGTCCAGCATCAGAGAATCCATACTGGAGAAAGACCTTATGAATGCAGCGAATGTGGAAAAACCTTCAGTCGAAAAGACAACCTTACTCAGCACAAGAGAATCCACACTGGAGAAATGCCTTATAAGtgcaatgaatgtgggaaatATTTTAGCCATCACTCCAATCTAATTGTACACCAGAGAGTTCACAATGGAGCAAGGCCTTATAAGTGCAGTGATTGTGGGAAAGTCTTCAGACACAAATCTACACTTGTTCAGCATGAGAGTATTCACACTGGAGAAAATCCTTATGATTGCAGTGATTGTGGGAAATCCTTTGGCCACAAATACACCCTCATTAAACATCAGCGAATTCACACTGAGTCAAAGCCTTTTGAGTGCATTGAATGTGGGAAATTCTTTAGTCGAAGTTCTGATTTTATTGCACACCAGAGGGTTCACACTGGTGAAAGGCCTTTTGTGTGCAGTAAATGTGGGAAAGACTTTATCAGAACATCCCACCTTGTTCGACACCAAagagttcacactggagaaaggccatatgagtgcagtgaatgtgggaaggCCTACAGCTTAAGCTCCCACCTCAATCGGCACCAGAAAGTTCACACTGCAGGCAGGCTTTAG